One segment of Streptosporangium brasiliense DNA contains the following:
- a CDS encoding TetR/AcrR family transcriptional regulator produces MATSNQGTTSAAAATGNVWLRPSERARREAPPLHRDRIVDEAVALLDEEGVGRLTMRRLAERLGTGSTTLYWHVKTKDDVLDLALDAIFAEVGIPQRGAPDWRAGITALISEWRAVLLKHPWSAALLGRPMLGPNVLARSEFLYATLLEAGIADPHLTAAAYGLSNYVIGSALMQTTWPTGEEQAARQATQDHLHANRERYPTLATHGPLVVDGDWDTSFTIGLTWLLDGIQANAATTRGRGRQTERE; encoded by the coding sequence ATGGCCACGAGCAACCAGGGGACAACGTCAGCGGCGGCAGCCACGGGAAACGTGTGGCTTCGGCCGTCCGAGCGTGCGCGACGCGAAGCGCCTCCGCTCCATCGGGACCGGATCGTCGACGAGGCTGTGGCCCTTCTGGACGAGGAGGGCGTCGGCCGGTTGACCATGCGACGGCTCGCCGAGCGGCTCGGCACCGGCTCCACCACGCTGTACTGGCATGTGAAGACCAAGGACGATGTCCTCGACCTCGCACTCGACGCGATCTTCGCGGAGGTCGGGATCCCGCAGCGGGGCGCCCCTGACTGGCGCGCGGGCATCACCGCGTTGATCAGTGAATGGCGTGCCGTCCTTCTGAAACACCCCTGGTCAGCGGCGCTCCTGGGCCGCCCGATGCTGGGCCCCAATGTGCTCGCCCGCAGCGAATTCCTCTATGCCACGCTCCTGGAGGCAGGAATCGCCGACCCCCACCTCACCGCCGCGGCGTACGGGTTGTCCAACTACGTCATCGGCTCCGCACTGATGCAGACGACCTGGCCGACCGGTGAGGAGCAGGCCGCGCGACAGGCCACCCAAGATCACCTCCACGCCAACCGGGAGCGATACCCCACCCTCGCCACCCACGGCCCCCTCGTCGTGGACGGTGATTGGGACACCAGCTTCACCATCGGCCTCACCTGGCTTCTCGACGGCATCCAGGCCAACGCCGC
- a CDS encoding ABC-F family ATP-binding cassette domain-containing protein, with the protein MAGHIEVDRLTYVLPDGRLLLHEVSFRVGDGVKGGLVGPNGAGKTTLLRLIAGDVQPDDGRVVQSGGLGVMRQFIGSVRDDRTLHDLLLSVAPHGVRVAAATLERAESAMAAHQDEKTQLAYAQAITDYTDAGGYDMEVVWDTCTTAALGLPYDTAAARTVTTLSGGEQKRLVLEALLRGPDQVLLLDEPDNYLDVPGKQWLEERLRATPKTVLLVSHDRQLLANATDRIVTVESRGVWVHGGGFATYAQGRQDRIDRLEERRRRWDEEHAKLKRLVQTLRQTAANNDAVSSAYRAARTRLQRFEEVGPPERPPKRQNVRMRLRGGRTGKRAVICEALELTGLMRSFDTEIWYGERVGVLGANGSGKSHFLRLLAEAADGAVPSIRHSGSVRLGARVVPGHFVQTHARPDLHGRTPAELVTSEYALTLNGAMAALARYELAPAGNQRFETLSGGQQARLQILLLELSGATLLLLDEPTDNLDLASAEALQQGLASFAGTVLAVTHDRWFAADFDRFLVFGADGTVYESTEPVWDGGRVERAR; encoded by the coding sequence GTGGCGGGGCATATCGAGGTTGACCGGCTGACCTATGTGCTGCCGGACGGACGGCTGCTGCTTCATGAGGTGTCGTTCCGCGTCGGTGACGGGGTCAAGGGCGGGCTGGTGGGGCCCAACGGCGCGGGCAAGACCACGCTGCTGCGGCTGATCGCCGGGGATGTGCAGCCCGATGACGGCCGGGTGGTCCAGTCCGGGGGGCTGGGGGTGATGCGGCAGTTCATCGGCAGTGTCCGCGACGATCGGACGTTGCACGACCTGTTGCTGTCCGTGGCACCGCACGGCGTTCGCGTGGCCGCCGCCACGTTGGAACGGGCGGAGTCCGCGATGGCGGCTCACCAGGACGAGAAGACCCAGCTGGCTTACGCGCAGGCGATCACCGACTACACCGACGCCGGCGGCTATGACATGGAGGTCGTCTGGGACACCTGCACCACAGCGGCCCTGGGGCTGCCTTATGACACCGCCGCTGCCCGTACGGTGACCACCCTGTCGGGCGGCGAACAGAAACGTCTCGTCCTGGAGGCCTTGCTACGCGGCCCGGACCAGGTCCTGCTGCTGGACGAGCCGGACAACTACCTGGACGTGCCGGGCAAGCAATGGCTGGAGGAGCGGCTGCGGGCCACCCCCAAGACCGTGCTGTTGGTCTCCCATGACCGGCAACTGCTGGCCAATGCCACCGATCGCATCGTGACGGTGGAATCGCGCGGTGTCTGGGTCCATGGCGGGGGCTTCGCCACCTACGCTCAGGGCCGCCAGGACCGCATCGATCGGTTGGAGGAACGGCGCCGCCGCTGGGACGAGGAGCACGCCAAGCTCAAGCGCCTGGTGCAGACCCTGCGGCAGACAGCGGCCAACAACGACGCGGTGTCCTCCGCCTACCGGGCCGCCCGCACCCGGCTACAGCGGTTCGAGGAGGTGGGCCCGCCCGAGCGCCCGCCGAAGCGGCAGAACGTGCGGATGAGGCTGCGCGGCGGCCGTACCGGCAAACGCGCCGTCATCTGCGAAGCCCTGGAACTCACCGGACTGATGCGATCCTTCGACACCGAGATCTGGTACGGCGAACGGGTGGGCGTGCTCGGGGCGAACGGCTCCGGTAAATCCCATTTCCTGCGGCTGCTCGCCGAGGCGGCGGACGGCGCGGTGCCCTCGATACGGCACAGCGGTTCGGTGCGGCTCGGTGCGCGGGTGGTGCCGGGGCACTTTGTGCAGACCCATGCCCGGCCCGACCTGCACGGTCGTACCCCCGCCGAACTGGTGACGTCCGAGTACGCCCTCACGTTGAACGGAGCCATGGCCGCGCTCGCCCGCTACGAACTCGCACCGGCTGGTAACCAGCGGTTCGAGACCCTGTCCGGCGGACAACAGGCGCGACTGCAGATCCTGCTGCTGGAACTGTCCGGAGCGACCTTGCTCCTGCTCGACGAGCCGACCGACAACCTCGACCTGGCCAGCGCCGAGGCCCTGCAACAGGGCCTGGCGTCCTTCGCCGGCACCGTGCTGGCCGTCACCCACGATCGCTGGTTCGCCGCCGACTTCGACCGCTTCCTCGTCTTCGGTGCCGATGGGACCGTCTACGAGAGCACCGAGCCGGTATGGGACGGAGGCCGTGTCGAGCGCGCCCGCTGA
- a CDS encoding alpha/beta fold hydrolase, which yields MLTATRPLSRRFLRSARTVATITLTLLLTIGTAACSTPTAGDVAPYAVATQGEPEFDNTFRHEFADVGGVRMHYVTGGSGTPVVLIHGWPQTWYGWWPIMPALAEHHTVYAVDLPGLGDSNGSPTGYDKATLAQYVHTLIADRLKIRDAAVVGHDFGAAVAFQYASQFPGDTARLGYFDLPLPGPAVDAATYRSLSWHIAFHSQRRVPEAVVGDDVREYLALFYPQVSFGGTAFGGTSDRSPFTDAEINEYARTYSRPEVLSGGFELYRALDKDVRDTAASAPVRVPTLLMTAQGQLDAVRATVAPRMTKIVRAVDVPYAGHWLVEENPRFVTAELVRFLDGNS from the coding sequence ATGTTGACCGCAACCCGGCCGTTGTCGCGCCGCTTCCTCCGATCCGCGCGCACGGTGGCGACCATCACGCTCACCCTCCTGCTCACGATCGGCACCGCAGCCTGTTCCACGCCGACAGCCGGCGACGTTGCCCCCTACGCCGTCGCCACCCAGGGCGAACCGGAGTTCGACAACACCTTCCGACACGAGTTCGCCGACGTCGGCGGCGTCCGCATGCACTACGTGACCGGCGGCAGCGGCACACCGGTGGTGCTGATCCACGGCTGGCCCCAGACCTGGTACGGCTGGTGGCCGATCATGCCGGCACTTGCCGAGCACCACACCGTCTACGCCGTCGACCTTCCCGGACTGGGTGACAGCAACGGCTCGCCGACCGGCTACGACAAGGCCACCCTGGCGCAGTACGTGCACACGTTGATCGCCGACCGGCTCAAGATCCGGGACGCCGCCGTCGTCGGCCACGATTTCGGCGCCGCGGTGGCGTTCCAGTACGCCAGCCAATTCCCCGGCGACACCGCACGCCTCGGCTACTTCGACCTGCCGCTACCCGGACCCGCCGTCGATGCGGCCACGTACCGCTCACTGAGCTGGCACATCGCCTTCCACTCCCAGCGACGGGTTCCCGAGGCGGTCGTAGGCGACGACGTCCGCGAGTACCTGGCGCTGTTCTACCCCCAGGTCTCGTTCGGCGGAACGGCGTTCGGTGGCACCTCGGACCGGTCCCCGTTCACCGACGCCGAGATCAACGAGTACGCACGGACCTACAGCCGGCCAGAGGTCCTGTCGGGCGGCTTCGAGCTCTACCGCGCTCTCGACAAAGACGTCCGCGACACCGCGGCATCGGCACCGGTACGTGTCCCGACCCTGCTCATGACCGCCCAGGGGCAGCTCGACGCGGTCCGAGCCACAGTGGCCCCGCGCATGACCAAGATCGTGCGCGCGGTGGACGTGCCGTACGCGGGGCACTGGCTCGTCGAGGAGAACCCTCGGTTCGTCACTGCGGAGCTGGTGCGTTTCCTCGACGGGAACAGTTGA
- a CDS encoding DinB family protein, with product MPNTVRRRDTPPPRTGSSEAEVLRGFLGYLRASVAAKVEGAPGPEARTAAVPSGTNLLGLLNHLTSVERSMFLGDNVTDWQATFQAAPEHSVADVVARYRETVERADDVLDGCTDLSAPVPRARPDRPAPSIRWALTHMIEETGRHAGHADILRELIDGTTGR from the coding sequence ATGCCGAACACCGTGCGCCGCCGCGACACTCCGCCGCCCCGGACCGGGAGCAGTGAGGCTGAGGTCCTGCGCGGATTCCTCGGCTATCTCCGGGCCTCGGTCGCCGCGAAGGTCGAGGGTGCGCCCGGACCGGAGGCGCGAACGGCCGCGGTGCCCTCAGGCACGAACCTGCTCGGCCTGCTCAACCACCTGACTTCCGTCGAACGCTCGATGTTCCTCGGGGACAACGTCACCGACTGGCAGGCGACGTTCCAGGCCGCACCGGAGCACAGCGTGGCCGATGTCGTCGCCCGCTACCGCGAGACGGTCGAGCGCGCGGATGACGTGCTCGACGGGTGCACCGATCTCAGCGCACCGGTCCCTCGAGCGCGGCCCGACCGCCCCGCTCCCAGCATCCGCTGGGCACTCACCCACATGATCGAGGAGACCGGCCGCCACGCGGGCCACGCGGACATCCTCCGCGAACTGATCGACGGCACGACCGGACGCTGA
- a CDS encoding Tn3 family transposase, whose protein sequence is MIFGLVHLLGMQYRPALADILDQKGWRIQDADHGGLSRSARGKIDLGKIRRHWGDILRVVVSIYTGEIRAYDVMRMIQRDGNPAPLGEAIAHYRRIFKTLRILTHAVEEPYRRDIKGVRDLRGSRRALAGRIFHGKKGELNQRHRKGVEDRLGALGLVLNQRHAVEHLLHGPGHRSVQGQGLPFRCVSTPVAPPGGGGTDGWRRRCAGRGARRTLDVMSLKLMTAVVLMTAPAQAIEPPAPQGLGALVDEHVTTAMAEEKIPGVAVTVVAGGGRVVHKGYGWADAERRVPVDPGRTRFLIGSEPKLFTAQAALQLVRAGKRPRWPSNWTGGRTRSRSASRTTAADTPAAQVTG, encoded by the coding sequence GTGATCTTCGGCCTGGTCCACCTGCTGGGCATGCAGTACCGGCCCGCGCTGGCCGACATCCTCGACCAGAAGGGCTGGCGCATCCAGGACGCCGACCACGGCGGCCTGTCCCGGTCCGCCCGCGGGAAGATCGACCTGGGCAAGATCAGACGGCACTGGGGCGACATCCTGCGCGTCGTGGTGTCGATCTACACCGGCGAGATCCGCGCCTACGACGTGATGCGCATGATCCAGCGGGACGGTAACCCGGCCCCGCTCGGGGAGGCGATCGCCCACTACAGGCGGATCTTCAAGACCCTCCGTATCCTCACCCACGCGGTCGAGGAGCCCTACCGGCGCGACATCAAGGGCGTACGCGATCTGCGGGGATCCCGGCGCGCCCTGGCCGGGAGGATCTTCCACGGCAAGAAGGGCGAGCTCAACCAGCGCCACCGCAAGGGCGTGGAAGACCGGCTCGGCGCCCTGGGCCTGGTGCTCAACCAGCGCCACGCTGTGGAACACCTTCTACATGGACCGGGCCATCGATCAGTTCAAGGTCAAGGGCTACCGTTTCGATGCGTCTCGACCCCGGTTGCTCCCCCGGGCGGCGGCGGGACGGATGGATGGCGTCGGCGATGTGCCGGCAGGGGTGCGCGCAGGACTCTTGACGTCATGTCGCTGAAACTCATGACCGCTGTGGTCCTGATGACCGCCCCGGCGCAGGCGATCGAGCCGCCCGCACCGCAGGGGCTCGGCGCGCTGGTCGACGAGCACGTCACCACGGCGATGGCCGAGGAGAAGATCCCGGGCGTGGCGGTGACCGTGGTGGCGGGCGGCGGGCGGGTAGTGCACAAGGGGTACGGCTGGGCCGACGCGGAGCGGCGGGTGCCGGTGGATCCCGGGCGCACCCGGTTCCTCATCGGCTCGGAGCCCAAGTTGTTCACCGCGCAGGCCGCCCTGCAGCTCGTCCGCGCGGGCAAGCGGCCGCGGTGGCCGTCGAACTGGACTGGAGGCAGGACCCGCTCACGATCAGCATCACGGACGACGGCCGCGGACACACCGGCGGCTCAGGTCACGGGCTGA
- a CDS encoding HEAT repeat domain-containing protein, whose amino-acid sequence MTERFGEAMRLMRCADPQKREDGFSLLRSHVVEHVEELIAEFRAEPGDHGLSCWLLELIGEAKSPSALPLLSELVDDEDESFRYWAVQGLTRLSSKEARQVLWRARANRRID is encoded by the coding sequence GTGACGGAGCGGTTCGGAGAAGCCATGCGGCTGATGCGCTGTGCTGATCCGCAGAAAAGGGAAGACGGCTTCTCCTTGCTTCGATCACACGTTGTCGAACATGTCGAGGAACTAATCGCGGAGTTCCGCGCTGAGCCCGGGGACCACGGGCTCAGCTGCTGGCTGCTGGAACTGATCGGGGAAGCGAAATCTCCGTCGGCGTTGCCGCTGCTGAGTGAGCTTGTTGACGACGAGGACGAGTCCTTCCGGTACTGGGCGGTGCAGGGGCTGACTCGTCTCTCCAGCAAGGAGGCACGGCAGGTGCTGTGGCGAGCGCGCGCCAACCGTCGCATCGACTGA
- a CDS encoding phosphotransferase — MTEIELTTGIGRSAVHRRGDVLVRDPGPWTPAVHALLDHLEEVGFSAAPRLVGTGYDAEGRETLTYIEGDFAHPGGWSLEGAAAVGRLIRDLHDAVGTFKPPKGAIWFPWHGREAGGGPRIISHCDTAPWNIVAGDGLPVALIDWEFAGPTDPLVELAQACWLNAKLHDDIVAELEGLPPLADRARQLRAMVDAYGLPRADRARMFELMVEFVVSEIAWEADDARVTPAMTTHHVGLWAMAWRARSARWLLRNRRTLVNALTA, encoded by the coding sequence GTGACGGAGATCGAACTGACCACTGGGATCGGGCGAAGCGCTGTTCACCGCCGCGGCGATGTGCTGGTGCGCGATCCGGGGCCGTGGACGCCTGCCGTACATGCTCTGCTCGACCACCTCGAAGAGGTGGGGTTCTCCGCAGCCCCTCGCCTGGTCGGGACTGGCTACGACGCCGAAGGCAGGGAGACGCTGACCTACATCGAAGGCGACTTCGCCCACCCCGGCGGCTGGTCTCTCGAAGGTGCGGCGGCCGTGGGCCGTCTGATCAGAGACTTGCACGATGCGGTTGGCACTTTCAAGCCGCCAAAAGGCGCCATCTGGTTCCCGTGGCACGGTCGCGAGGCTGGCGGCGGACCGCGGATTATCAGCCACTGCGACACCGCACCGTGGAATATCGTCGCCGGCGACGGCCTTCCGGTCGCGCTGATCGACTGGGAGTTCGCCGGTCCGACCGACCCGTTGGTCGAGTTGGCGCAGGCGTGCTGGCTCAACGCCAAGCTGCACGACGACATCGTGGCGGAGCTGGAAGGGCTGCCCCCGCTCGCCGACCGGGCCAGGCAGCTGCGGGCAATGGTCGACGCCTACGGCCTGCCCCGGGCGGACCGGGCCAGAATGTTCGAGCTGATGGTGGAGTTCGTCGTCTCGGAGATCGCCTGGGAGGCCGACGACGCGCGCGTCACCCCCGCCATGACCACCCACCACGTCGGGCTGTGGGCGATGGCATGGCGGGCGCGGTCGGCCCGCTGGCTGTTGCGCAACCGCAGGACGCTGGTCAACGCGCTCACCGCCTGA
- a CDS encoding GNAT family N-acetyltransferase has product MSILIRAAEREDVPALVRLRLANAERHLQLDPAVYRVPDVEDVRGHFEEVLSTESKVLILVAEVVGEVVGMVEVVLLADPPAHQILAPCRAAEIHTVVLDGHRGEGVGSALLTAAEQAAAEHGVSIIYAGIFASNNGAVRFYSSAGFGPRGILLSKQQGAPLAG; this is encoded by the coding sequence ATGTCGATCTTGATCAGAGCTGCTGAGCGTGAGGACGTTCCCGCGCTGGTCCGCCTGCGTCTCGCGAATGCTGAAAGGCACCTCCAACTCGACCCGGCCGTCTATCGCGTTCCCGACGTTGAGGACGTGCGCGGGCACTTCGAGGAGGTGCTTTCGACCGAGTCCAAGGTGCTGATCTTGGTTGCTGAGGTGGTGGGCGAGGTGGTGGGCATGGTGGAGGTGGTCCTGCTTGCGGATCCCCCCGCCCATCAGATTCTGGCTCCATGCCGCGCGGCCGAGATCCATACCGTCGTCCTGGACGGGCATCGCGGCGAGGGTGTCGGGTCAGCCTTGCTGACGGCGGCCGAGCAAGCCGCCGCGGAACACGGTGTCTCGATCATCTATGCCGGTATCTTCGCGTCGAACAACGGGGCCGTTCGCTTCTACTCTTCGGCGGGCTTCGGACCGCGCGGAATCTTACTGAGCAAGCAGCAAGGCGCCCCCTTGGCCGGCTGA
- a CDS encoding TetR/AcrR family transcriptional regulator, with translation MPKQVDHDERRRQLTEALLRIAGTRGLQAVSMREIAAEAGVSLRVVQYYFTDKQALLDSGLSELTARLDRRVKQRAAAATGGLSTRNVFEAVLGAILPTDEQSRLDSLAWTAYYTAALTDPALAAAALTRPDALEDFLTTRLTAAQQAGDLASDRDPRTEVATLLALANGLTASVLGRQRNHGAAIAIIDYHLDRLFGPKSSPDRGSA, from the coding sequence ATGCCCAAACAGGTGGACCATGATGAGCGGCGACGCCAGTTGACCGAGGCGCTGCTGCGCATCGCCGGCACCCGCGGCCTGCAGGCGGTGTCGATGCGTGAGATCGCCGCCGAGGCCGGAGTCTCACTGCGCGTCGTCCAGTACTACTTCACCGACAAGCAGGCCCTGCTCGACTCCGGTCTCAGCGAGCTGACCGCCCGCCTGGACCGCCGGGTCAAGCAGCGGGCCGCCGCCGCCACGGGCGGGCTGTCCACACGAAATGTCTTCGAAGCCGTCCTCGGCGCGATCCTGCCCACCGACGAGCAGAGCCGACTGGACTCACTCGCCTGGACCGCCTACTACACCGCCGCCCTCACCGACCCGGCACTCGCCGCGGCCGCGCTCACCCGACCCGACGCGCTGGAAGACTTTCTCACCACCCGGCTCACCGCCGCGCAGCAGGCCGGAGACCTCGCCTCCGACCGCGACCCGCGCACCGAGGTCGCCACACTTCTGGCCCTCGCCAACGGCCTGACCGCCAGCGTCCTGGGCCGACAGCGCAACCATGGAGCCGCCATCGCGATCATCGACTATCACCTCGACCGCCTCTTCGGACCGAAAAGCAGTCCAGATCGGGGTTCCGCGTAG
- a CDS encoding alpha/beta fold hydrolase has translation MRASDRPSAFTSDSARDRYFAAYGRVLGELWPAPADAIDVETRAGSVRIHRAGPAEGDPVILLAGAGGNALAWYRYIEPLARMRPVFAIDPLGEPGCSVQRQPLANGAEVGGWLTDVLAALGAERAHMVGSSYGGWTVMEQQLGGGGRVSALTLVDPVGFAPLTGRFYRWVIVGGMAALLPRALRRRIADTVGNGTLREDVLMKLIAASRSFRRRLPIPPAYTDEQVRELSVPVQVLLGARSALHDAQAVAARLAEIAPSWRVEIVPDAGHALPVEAPDLVIERILTFPGQVQAEIATPEHDTDRG, from the coding sequence ATGCGTGCCTCCGACCGGCCGTCGGCCTTCACCAGCGACTCCGCCCGTGACAGATACTTCGCCGCCTATGGCCGAGTGCTCGGCGAACTGTGGCCGGCGCCGGCGGACGCCATCGACGTCGAGACCCGCGCCGGCAGTGTGCGGATCCACCGGGCCGGGCCCGCCGAAGGGGATCCGGTGATCCTCCTGGCCGGTGCCGGCGGGAACGCCCTGGCCTGGTACCGCTACATCGAGCCGCTGGCACGCATGCGTCCGGTCTTTGCCATCGACCCGCTCGGCGAGCCCGGCTGCTCGGTTCAGAGGCAGCCACTCGCGAACGGCGCCGAGGTCGGCGGCTGGCTCACCGACGTCCTGGCCGCGCTCGGCGCCGAGCGCGCACATATGGTGGGCTCCTCTTACGGCGGCTGGACCGTGATGGAACAGCAGCTCGGCGGGGGCGGCCGGGTCTCGGCGCTGACGCTGGTGGATCCGGTCGGCTTCGCGCCGTTGACCGGGCGGTTCTACCGGTGGGTCATCGTCGGCGGTATGGCCGCCCTGCTCCCCCGAGCGCTGCGACGCCGTATCGCCGACACCGTCGGCAACGGCACGCTGCGCGAGGATGTGCTGATGAAACTGATCGCGGCCAGCCGGTCCTTCCGCCGACGGCTGCCCATCCCGCCCGCCTACACCGACGAGCAGGTGCGTGAGCTGTCCGTGCCCGTGCAGGTGCTGCTGGGCGCCCGTAGCGCGCTGCACGACGCGCAGGCGGTGGCCGCACGGCTGGCCGAGATCGCACCGTCGTGGCGGGTGGAGATCGTGCCCGACGCCGGACACGCGCTGCCCGTCGAAGCTCCAGACCTGGTCATCGAGCGGATCCTCACCTTCCCCGGCCAAGTCCAGGCCGAGATTGCAACGCCGGAACACGACACGGACCGCGGCTAG
- a CDS encoding DUF6245 family protein, with protein MAALGMYDGTNTAEEHAEEAARPGGPEPYRMRQAPGPVRIRTAPVAR; from the coding sequence ATGGCCGCCCTCGGAATGTACGACGGCACCAACACCGCCGAGGAGCACGCCGAGGAGGCGGCCCGGCCCGGCGGGCCGGAACCGTATCGGATGCGGCAGGCGCCGGGTCCGGTTCGGATTCGAACAGCGCCAGTTGCTCGCTGA
- a CDS encoding TetR/AcrR family transcriptional regulator: MPLPRFDRLPVGTRAAILAVARAHFARDGKNAASFNQIIAEAGISKTSAYHYFDGKDDLFGAVVADAAERMLAALGPWIDVETEDELWGQVTAGTTRLMAHLRDHPDDRAVFAGRPHPGGDGSSWIHRLVANGLHINVIDPYPNAELITVATTGVFDALDTWALDHPSELDHSVTDTLTLFLARLWNTAPEASR, encoded by the coding sequence ATGCCGCTGCCTCGCTTCGACCGACTGCCGGTCGGCACACGAGCCGCCATCCTCGCCGTCGCTCGCGCCCACTTCGCCCGCGACGGCAAGAACGCCGCGTCGTTCAACCAGATCATCGCCGAAGCCGGCATCTCCAAGACCTCCGCCTACCACTACTTCGACGGCAAGGACGACCTCTTCGGCGCCGTAGTCGCCGACGCGGCCGAACGAATGCTCGCCGCGCTCGGTCCCTGGATCGACGTAGAGACCGAGGATGAACTGTGGGGGCAGGTGACGGCAGGCACCACACGGCTCATGGCGCACCTGCGCGACCACCCCGATGACCGGGCGGTGTTTGCCGGGCGGCCTCATCCCGGCGGCGACGGCAGCTCCTGGATCCACAGGCTCGTCGCGAACGGCCTGCACATCAACGTGATCGACCCGTACCCGAACGCCGAACTGATCACCGTGGCGACCACCGGTGTCTTCGACGCCCTCGACACCTGGGCGCTCGACCATCCGAGCGAGCTCGACCACTCCGTCACGGACACGCTCACCTTGTTCCTCGCACGCCTCTGGAACACCGCCCCCGAGGCGAGTCGCTGA
- a CDS encoding phytanoyl-CoA dioxygenase family protein yields MGLHDFHDQGYVLVPALLSPAEVAELREEFMALHARGTVPGHFTPTPQEPGRPYDILRDYPRVMHPHQINDAALRYLLDSRIASILRDLLGEEPIAAQSMFYFKPPGARGQALHQDNFYLRVEPGTCVAAWIALDRVDRANGGLEVVPGTHRMDLFCPEDADLDVSFTREYVPPPPGLERVPVDMDPGDVLFFNGSLVHGSEPNSTADRFRRSFICHYVGRSAERISGFYSTLTMSGEPVRLEPATGGGPCGTEATGPH; encoded by the coding sequence ATGGGACTCCACGACTTCCACGATCAGGGCTACGTCCTCGTGCCCGCACTGCTCTCCCCCGCCGAGGTCGCCGAACTGCGGGAGGAGTTCATGGCCCTGCACGCCAGGGGCACCGTGCCGGGCCATTTCACGCCGACGCCGCAGGAGCCCGGCCGGCCGTACGATATTCTGCGCGACTATCCGCGGGTCATGCATCCGCACCAGATCAACGATGCGGCGTTGCGCTATCTGCTCGACAGCAGGATCGCGTCGATCCTGCGCGACCTGCTCGGCGAGGAGCCGATAGCAGCCCAGAGCATGTTCTACTTCAAGCCGCCCGGGGCGCGGGGCCAGGCGCTGCACCAGGACAACTTCTATCTGCGGGTCGAACCGGGCACCTGCGTGGCGGCGTGGATCGCGCTCGACCGGGTCGACCGGGCCAACGGCGGCCTGGAGGTGGTGCCCGGCACGCACAGGATGGACCTGTTCTGCCCGGAGGACGCCGACCTGGATGTCTCTTTCACCAGGGAATACGTCCCGCCGCCGCCGGGCCTGGAACGGGTGCCCGTCGATATGGACCCGGGTGACGTGCTGTTCTTCAACGGCAGCCTGGTGCACGGCTCGGAGCCCAACAGCACGGCCGACCGGTTCAGGCGCAGCTTCATCTGCCACTACGTGGGGCGCTCCGCCGAGCGGATCTCCGGCTTCTATTCCACGCTCACCATGTCGGGCGAGCCGGTCCGCCTCGAGCCCGCCACCGGTGGCGGCCCATGCGGGACGGAGGCTACGGGCCCGCACTGA